One segment of Mesoplodon densirostris isolate mMesDen1 chromosome 6, mMesDen1 primary haplotype, whole genome shotgun sequence DNA contains the following:
- the LOC132492325 gene encoding DNA (cytosine-5)-methyltransferase 1-like gives LNKDLSLENGAHAFSREVNGCLENGSQTNGEDRRVEIAEKNKSPRRVSKLCMLRRSKSDGETKSEVSCSPRITRQTTRQITVTSHFTRGPAKRKPEEDPEKAKSDDSVDEEEKDQEEKRRRVISREQVAGPFPAEEPGRVRPGTHMEEEERDDKVKPGHLQEKNRLRSQTEGLAPKQKSKEEPDRDARPGGAQAEMNEGEDKDEKRHKSEPKDLASKRKPEEKEPERVKPQVSDEKDEDEKVTNTHGKHNSSTW, from the coding sequence ttaaataaagatttgtCCTTGGAGAACGGAGCTCATGCTTTCAGTCGGGAAGTGAATGGATGTCTAGAAAACGGGAGCCAGACAAATGGTGAGGACCGCAGAGTGGAAATAGCAGAGAAAAATAAGTCCCCCAGACGTGTTTCCAAACTTTGCATGCTCAGGAGAAGCAAGTCCGATGGAGAAACAAAATCTGAAGTCTCATGTAGCCCCAGGATTACAAGGCAAACTACTAGGCAGATCACCGTCACATCTCATTTCACAAGGGGCCCTGCCAAACGGAAGCCTGAGGAAGACCCTGAAAAAGCAAAATCAGATGATTCTGtcgatgaagaagaaaaagaccagGAGGAAAAGCGACGTAGAGTTATATCCAGAGAACAAGTTGCTGGACCGTTTCCTGCAGAAGAACCGGGAAGAGTAAGACCAGGAACACacatggaagaagaagaaagagatgatAAAGTAAAGCCTGGTCACCTCCAGGAAAAAAATAGACTCAGAAGTCAAACCGAAGGACTAGCACCTAAACAGAAATCTAAGGAGGAGCCAGACAGAGATGCGAGGCCCGGAGGAGCTCAGGCTGAAATGAATGAAGGAGAAGACAAAGATGAAAAGAGGCACAAAAGTGAACCCAAAGATCTAGCTAGCAAACGgaaaccagaagaaaaagaaccTGAAAGAGTAAAACCacaagtttctgatgagaaagatGAGGATGAAAAGGTAACGAACACACATGGTAAACACAACAGCTCGACATGGTAA
- the HAUS6 gene encoding HAUS augmin-like complex subunit 6 isoform X3, producing MRNMFDKLNRDAFQIVSYFLFQTLDQSLTKEVFKLCWPPFDQKSDTEFRKHCCEWLKKISAECGSSFPQVVGSLFLSPGGPKFIHLMYHFARFVAINYIKTHSKNSSVHFTETFNVKPQDLHKCIARCHVARNRFLRILQREDCVTRKYQENAQLSVKQIQSLRSECIGQQNEIKKMEPYDDQSNIQEKIQKVRSLWASVNETLMVLEKEREVVSSVLSVVNQYTLDGTNVAINIPRLLLDKIEKQMCQLHIGNVYEAGKLNLLTVIQLLNEVLKVMKYEHCQANQARLTIDLHFLEKETKVQRGRLSDLKHMRYKIKEDLTTIRHSIVEKQEEWHKNWKEFLGLSPFSLIKGWTPAVDLLPPMSPLSFDPASEEAYAKSILLQYPASLPDTHKQHIQENDCRRASDILETKCDLANSPAAFLLQPTSPSDRNSVTLLEKDTKLTTPREKNETVSKKTPEFEVEDSSSSNIAKSSAFGGSLPAKKSDPFQKEQDHLVEEVARAVLSDSPQPSKGKEVILEELIDSLVSNPFLTRNQIPRTPENLISEIRSSWRKAVKIEDNRSTEPIQMDTEHREVLPESLPVVHNQKELNVDSFFSATTVSDSSHSPLPEEKVVSDCLKCVLQKPVVTSCIGEPTIQNLSDLLNKDIICKQDLECTALQNKFLETSQIETFSPAVGNRRDVIGSSEEEYIKTSDHSKASYKDLSMHKSMLWNSFQISSGVSSSFKDSDFGILYETLPEEVGHLSLNSSSSTEANFKLEPNSPMHSGIFPEGAVGGRQNTPESDFNLQAACSGYEALQKSLPKQREEICLSNPETLERHKPELSLTSQYMQTDDMLNFLGTHDLHIDCTKPSSRMSLGERKRSLSPLIKFSPVEQRWRTTIPCSLGERLPNLTVNFAEEEILNKSLDAKESPSDLKDEAVAQST from the exons GAACATGTTTGACAAGTTGAACCGTGATGCCTTTCAGatagtttcttattttttgtttcaaaCGCTTGACCAGTCTCTCACTAAAGAAGTTTTCAA acttTGTTGGCCTCCATTTGACCAAAAAAGTGATACTGAATTCCGAAAACATTGCTGTGAATGGTTAAAAAAGATTTCT GCTGAATGTGGAAGTAGCTTCCCTCAAGTTGTTGGTTCACTATTTCTTTCTCCTGGTGGTCCTAAGTTTATTCATCTGATGTATCACTTTGCAAGATTTGTtgcaataaattatataaaaacccATTCTAAAA ATTCTTCTGTACATTTTACAGAGACATTTAACGTAAAGCCACAAGATTTGCACAAGTGCATTGCCAGATGCCATGTAGCACGTAACAGATTTTTACGAATTTTGCAAAGAGAAGATTGTGTTACCCGAAAATACCAGGAAAATGCACA ATTATCAGTTAAACAAATACAAAGTTTGAGATCAGAATGTATAGGACAGCAAAACGAGATAAAAAA aatggaACCATATGATGACCAAAGTAATATACAAGAGAAAATTCAAAAG GTTCGGTCTTTGTGGGCTTCAGTGAATGAAACACTCATGGTtttggaaaaagagagagaagttgtTAGTTCAGTCCTTAGTGTTGTTAACCAATATACTTTAGATGGAACTAATGTTGCTATCAATATTCCAAGGCTCTTACTTGACAAAATTGAGAAACAAATGTGTCAG ttgcacATAGGAAATGTTTATGAGGCTGGAAAATTGAATCTCTTAACAGTTATTCAGTTATTAAATGAAGTCTTGAAAGTAATGAAATATGAACATTGTCAGGCTAACCAAGCAAGACTGACAATAGACCTTCACTTCCTTGAAAAAGAGACCAAAGTTCAGAGAGGAAGATTGTCAGATCTGAAGCATATGAG gtataaaataaaagaagatctCACAACTATAAGACATTCTATTGTTGAAAAACAAGAAGAATGGcataaaaattggaaagaatttctcGGCCTGTCTCCTTTCAGTCTAATTAAAGGTTGGACTCCA GCTGTGGATCTTTTACCACCTATGTCTCCCCTTTCGTTTGATCCTGCCTCAGAAGAAGCATATGCGAAGAGTATTCTTTTGCAGTACCCTGCTTCACTTCCag ATACACATAAGCAACATATCCAGGAAAATGATTGCAGAAGGGCAAGTGATATACTGGAAACTAAATGTGATCTAGCCAACAG cccTGCTGCTTTCCTGTTGCAGCCCACTTCACCATCAGATAGAAACAGTGTTACACTACTTGAAaag GACACGAAGTTGACGACTcctagagagaaaaatgaaacagttTCTAAGAAAACACCAGAATTTGAAGTGGAAGACTCTTCATCATCAAATATTGCAAAGAGTAGTGCATTTGGAGGGTCTCTGCCAGCTAAAAAAAGTGATCCATTCCAAAAAGAGCAAGATCATCTGGTAGAAGAG gtTGCAAGGGCAGTTTTATCTGATTCACCACAGCCTtctaaaggaaaagaagtaataTTAGAGGAACTAATTGACTCTCTAGTTTCCAACCCCTTCTTAACAAGGAATCAAATTCCCCGAACTCCAGAAAACTTGA TAAGTGAAATTAGGAGCTCATGGAGAAAAGCTGTTAAAATAGAAGATAACAGAAGTACAGAACCAATTCAAATGGATACTGAACATAGAGAAGTATTGCCAGAATCCTTACCTGTGGTGCATAATCAAAAAGAGCTTAACGTGGATAGTTTTTTCTCAGCAACCACTGTGTCCGATTCCAGCCATTCTCCTTTGCCTGAAGAGAAAGTTGTTTCAGATTGCCTCAAGTGTGTGCTTCAGAAACCTGTGGTAACCAGTTGCATAGGTGAACCAACAATACAGAATCTGTCAGATTTGTTAAATAAGGACATAATTTGTAAGCAAGATTTGGAATGTACAGCTTTACAGAACAAGTTTTTAGAAACTAGCCAAATAGAGACATTCTCCCCTGCTGTAGGCAATAGGAGAGATGTGATAGGTAGCAGTGAAGAAGAGTATATTAAAACATCAGACCACTCGAAAGCTTCTTACAAAGATCTTTCCATGCATAAAAGTATGTTATGGAACTCTTTTCAGATATCAAGTGGAGTTAGTTCCAGTTTTAAAGATAGTGATTTTGGCATATTATATGAAACTCTTCCAGAAGAAGTTGGTCACTTAAGTCTTAATAGCTCCAGTAGTACAGAGGCCAATTTTAAACTGGAACCAAATAGTCCTATGCACAGTGGCATTTTCCCAGAAGGTGCTGTGGGAGGAAGACAGAATACTCCAGAATCAGACTTTAATTTACAGGCTGCTTGCAGTGGATATGAGGCTCTGCAGAAATCTCTGCCCAAGCAAAGGGAAGAAATTTGCCTCTCTAATCCTGAAACacttgaaagacacaaaccagAATTGAGCCTTACTTCCCAATACATGCAAACTGATGATATGCTTAACTTTTTGGGCACTCATGATTTGCACATTGACTGTACAAAACCATCTTCACGCATGTCCCTTGGTGAAAGAAAACGGTCTCTTTCACCACTAATTAAGTTTTCTCCAGTGGAACAAAGATGGAGGACCACAATACCATGTAGTCTTGGAGAACGTCTACCTAATTTAACAG tcaATTTTGCAGAAGAAGAAATCTTGAATAAGAGCCTTGATGCAAAAGAATCTCCATCCGACTTGAAAGATGAAGCAGTAGCCCAGTCAACTTAA
- the HAUS6 gene encoding HAUS augmin-like complex subunit 6 isoform X2, translating into MSSAWFPSFEKEHLWMYLQALGFEPGSATVAGGKIVSHTHLGVNMFDKLNRDAFQIVSYFLFQTLDQSLTKEVFKLCWPPFDQKSDTEFRKHCCEWLKKISAECGSSFPQVVGSLFLSPGGPKFIHLMYHFARFVAINYIKTHSKNSSVHFTETFNVKPQDLHKCIARCHVARNRFLRILQREDCVTRKYQENAQMEPYDDQSNIQEKIQKVRSLWASVNETLMVLEKEREVVSSVLSVVNQYTLDGTNVAINIPRLLLDKIEKQMCQLHIGNVYEAGKLNLLTVIQLLNEVLKVMKYEHCQANQARLTIDLHFLEKETKVQRGRLSDLKHMRYKIKEDLTTIRHSIVEKQEEWHKNWKEFLGLSPFSLIKGWTPAVDLLPPMSPLSFDPASEEAYAKSILLQYPASLPDTHKQHIQENDCRRASDILETKCDLANSPAAFLLQPTSPSDRNSVTLLEKDTKLTTPREKNETVSKKTPEFEVEDSSSSNIAKSSAFGGSLPAKKSDPFQKEQDHLVEEVARAVLSDSPQPSKGKEVILEELIDSLVSNPFLTRNQIPRTPENLISEIRSSWRKAVKIEDNRSTEPIQMDTEHREVLPESLPVVHNQKELNVDSFFSATTVSDSSHSPLPEEKVVSDCLKCVLQKPVVTSCIGEPTIQNLSDLLNKDIICKQDLECTALQNKFLETSQIETFSPAVGNRRDVIGSSEEEYIKTSDHSKASYKDLSMHKSMLWNSFQISSGVSSSFKDSDFGILYETLPEEVGHLSLNSSSSTEANFKLEPNSPMHSGIFPEGAVGGRQNTPESDFNLQAACSGYEALQKSLPKQREEICLSNPETLERHKPELSLTSQYMQTDDMLNFLGTHDLHIDCTKPSSRMSLGERKRSLSPLIKFSPVEQRWRTTIPCSLGERLPNLTVNFAEEEILNKSLDAKESPSDLKDEAVAQST; encoded by the exons GAACATGTTTGACAAGTTGAACCGTGATGCCTTTCAGatagtttcttattttttgtttcaaaCGCTTGACCAGTCTCTCACTAAAGAAGTTTTCAA acttTGTTGGCCTCCATTTGACCAAAAAAGTGATACTGAATTCCGAAAACATTGCTGTGAATGGTTAAAAAAGATTTCT GCTGAATGTGGAAGTAGCTTCCCTCAAGTTGTTGGTTCACTATTTCTTTCTCCTGGTGGTCCTAAGTTTATTCATCTGATGTATCACTTTGCAAGATTTGTtgcaataaattatataaaaacccATTCTAAAA ATTCTTCTGTACATTTTACAGAGACATTTAACGTAAAGCCACAAGATTTGCACAAGTGCATTGCCAGATGCCATGTAGCACGTAACAGATTTTTACGAATTTTGCAAAGAGAAGATTGTGTTACCCGAAAATACCAGGAAAATGCACA aatggaACCATATGATGACCAAAGTAATATACAAGAGAAAATTCAAAAG GTTCGGTCTTTGTGGGCTTCAGTGAATGAAACACTCATGGTtttggaaaaagagagagaagttgtTAGTTCAGTCCTTAGTGTTGTTAACCAATATACTTTAGATGGAACTAATGTTGCTATCAATATTCCAAGGCTCTTACTTGACAAAATTGAGAAACAAATGTGTCAG ttgcacATAGGAAATGTTTATGAGGCTGGAAAATTGAATCTCTTAACAGTTATTCAGTTATTAAATGAAGTCTTGAAAGTAATGAAATATGAACATTGTCAGGCTAACCAAGCAAGACTGACAATAGACCTTCACTTCCTTGAAAAAGAGACCAAAGTTCAGAGAGGAAGATTGTCAGATCTGAAGCATATGAG gtataaaataaaagaagatctCACAACTATAAGACATTCTATTGTTGAAAAACAAGAAGAATGGcataaaaattggaaagaatttctcGGCCTGTCTCCTTTCAGTCTAATTAAAGGTTGGACTCCA GCTGTGGATCTTTTACCACCTATGTCTCCCCTTTCGTTTGATCCTGCCTCAGAAGAAGCATATGCGAAGAGTATTCTTTTGCAGTACCCTGCTTCACTTCCag ATACACATAAGCAACATATCCAGGAAAATGATTGCAGAAGGGCAAGTGATATACTGGAAACTAAATGTGATCTAGCCAACAG cccTGCTGCTTTCCTGTTGCAGCCCACTTCACCATCAGATAGAAACAGTGTTACACTACTTGAAaag GACACGAAGTTGACGACTcctagagagaaaaatgaaacagttTCTAAGAAAACACCAGAATTTGAAGTGGAAGACTCTTCATCATCAAATATTGCAAAGAGTAGTGCATTTGGAGGGTCTCTGCCAGCTAAAAAAAGTGATCCATTCCAAAAAGAGCAAGATCATCTGGTAGAAGAG gtTGCAAGGGCAGTTTTATCTGATTCACCACAGCCTtctaaaggaaaagaagtaataTTAGAGGAACTAATTGACTCTCTAGTTTCCAACCCCTTCTTAACAAGGAATCAAATTCCCCGAACTCCAGAAAACTTGA TAAGTGAAATTAGGAGCTCATGGAGAAAAGCTGTTAAAATAGAAGATAACAGAAGTACAGAACCAATTCAAATGGATACTGAACATAGAGAAGTATTGCCAGAATCCTTACCTGTGGTGCATAATCAAAAAGAGCTTAACGTGGATAGTTTTTTCTCAGCAACCACTGTGTCCGATTCCAGCCATTCTCCTTTGCCTGAAGAGAAAGTTGTTTCAGATTGCCTCAAGTGTGTGCTTCAGAAACCTGTGGTAACCAGTTGCATAGGTGAACCAACAATACAGAATCTGTCAGATTTGTTAAATAAGGACATAATTTGTAAGCAAGATTTGGAATGTACAGCTTTACAGAACAAGTTTTTAGAAACTAGCCAAATAGAGACATTCTCCCCTGCTGTAGGCAATAGGAGAGATGTGATAGGTAGCAGTGAAGAAGAGTATATTAAAACATCAGACCACTCGAAAGCTTCTTACAAAGATCTTTCCATGCATAAAAGTATGTTATGGAACTCTTTTCAGATATCAAGTGGAGTTAGTTCCAGTTTTAAAGATAGTGATTTTGGCATATTATATGAAACTCTTCCAGAAGAAGTTGGTCACTTAAGTCTTAATAGCTCCAGTAGTACAGAGGCCAATTTTAAACTGGAACCAAATAGTCCTATGCACAGTGGCATTTTCCCAGAAGGTGCTGTGGGAGGAAGACAGAATACTCCAGAATCAGACTTTAATTTACAGGCTGCTTGCAGTGGATATGAGGCTCTGCAGAAATCTCTGCCCAAGCAAAGGGAAGAAATTTGCCTCTCTAATCCTGAAACacttgaaagacacaaaccagAATTGAGCCTTACTTCCCAATACATGCAAACTGATGATATGCTTAACTTTTTGGGCACTCATGATTTGCACATTGACTGTACAAAACCATCTTCACGCATGTCCCTTGGTGAAAGAAAACGGTCTCTTTCACCACTAATTAAGTTTTCTCCAGTGGAACAAAGATGGAGGACCACAATACCATGTAGTCTTGGAGAACGTCTACCTAATTTAACAG tcaATTTTGCAGAAGAAGAAATCTTGAATAAGAGCCTTGATGCAAAAGAATCTCCATCCGACTTGAAAGATGAAGCAGTAGCCCAGTCAACTTAA
- the HAUS6 gene encoding HAUS augmin-like complex subunit 6 isoform X1 — protein sequence MSSAWFPSFEKEHLWMYLQALGFEPGSATVAGGKIVSHTHLGVNMFDKLNRDAFQIVSYFLFQTLDQSLTKEVFKLCWPPFDQKSDTEFRKHCCEWLKKISAECGSSFPQVVGSLFLSPGGPKFIHLMYHFARFVAINYIKTHSKNSSVHFTETFNVKPQDLHKCIARCHVARNRFLRILQREDCVTRKYQENAQLSVKQIQSLRSECIGQQNEIKKMEPYDDQSNIQEKIQKVRSLWASVNETLMVLEKEREVVSSVLSVVNQYTLDGTNVAINIPRLLLDKIEKQMCQLHIGNVYEAGKLNLLTVIQLLNEVLKVMKYEHCQANQARLTIDLHFLEKETKVQRGRLSDLKHMRYKIKEDLTTIRHSIVEKQEEWHKNWKEFLGLSPFSLIKGWTPAVDLLPPMSPLSFDPASEEAYAKSILLQYPASLPDTHKQHIQENDCRRASDILETKCDLANSPAAFLLQPTSPSDRNSVTLLEKDTKLTTPREKNETVSKKTPEFEVEDSSSSNIAKSSAFGGSLPAKKSDPFQKEQDHLVEEVARAVLSDSPQPSKGKEVILEELIDSLVSNPFLTRNQIPRTPENLISEIRSSWRKAVKIEDNRSTEPIQMDTEHREVLPESLPVVHNQKELNVDSFFSATTVSDSSHSPLPEEKVVSDCLKCVLQKPVVTSCIGEPTIQNLSDLLNKDIICKQDLECTALQNKFLETSQIETFSPAVGNRRDVIGSSEEEYIKTSDHSKASYKDLSMHKSMLWNSFQISSGVSSSFKDSDFGILYETLPEEVGHLSLNSSSSTEANFKLEPNSPMHSGIFPEGAVGGRQNTPESDFNLQAACSGYEALQKSLPKQREEICLSNPETLERHKPELSLTSQYMQTDDMLNFLGTHDLHIDCTKPSSRMSLGERKRSLSPLIKFSPVEQRWRTTIPCSLGERLPNLTVNFAEEEILNKSLDAKESPSDLKDEAVAQST from the exons GAACATGTTTGACAAGTTGAACCGTGATGCCTTTCAGatagtttcttattttttgtttcaaaCGCTTGACCAGTCTCTCACTAAAGAAGTTTTCAA acttTGTTGGCCTCCATTTGACCAAAAAAGTGATACTGAATTCCGAAAACATTGCTGTGAATGGTTAAAAAAGATTTCT GCTGAATGTGGAAGTAGCTTCCCTCAAGTTGTTGGTTCACTATTTCTTTCTCCTGGTGGTCCTAAGTTTATTCATCTGATGTATCACTTTGCAAGATTTGTtgcaataaattatataaaaacccATTCTAAAA ATTCTTCTGTACATTTTACAGAGACATTTAACGTAAAGCCACAAGATTTGCACAAGTGCATTGCCAGATGCCATGTAGCACGTAACAGATTTTTACGAATTTTGCAAAGAGAAGATTGTGTTACCCGAAAATACCAGGAAAATGCACA ATTATCAGTTAAACAAATACAAAGTTTGAGATCAGAATGTATAGGACAGCAAAACGAGATAAAAAA aatggaACCATATGATGACCAAAGTAATATACAAGAGAAAATTCAAAAG GTTCGGTCTTTGTGGGCTTCAGTGAATGAAACACTCATGGTtttggaaaaagagagagaagttgtTAGTTCAGTCCTTAGTGTTGTTAACCAATATACTTTAGATGGAACTAATGTTGCTATCAATATTCCAAGGCTCTTACTTGACAAAATTGAGAAACAAATGTGTCAG ttgcacATAGGAAATGTTTATGAGGCTGGAAAATTGAATCTCTTAACAGTTATTCAGTTATTAAATGAAGTCTTGAAAGTAATGAAATATGAACATTGTCAGGCTAACCAAGCAAGACTGACAATAGACCTTCACTTCCTTGAAAAAGAGACCAAAGTTCAGAGAGGAAGATTGTCAGATCTGAAGCATATGAG gtataaaataaaagaagatctCACAACTATAAGACATTCTATTGTTGAAAAACAAGAAGAATGGcataaaaattggaaagaatttctcGGCCTGTCTCCTTTCAGTCTAATTAAAGGTTGGACTCCA GCTGTGGATCTTTTACCACCTATGTCTCCCCTTTCGTTTGATCCTGCCTCAGAAGAAGCATATGCGAAGAGTATTCTTTTGCAGTACCCTGCTTCACTTCCag ATACACATAAGCAACATATCCAGGAAAATGATTGCAGAAGGGCAAGTGATATACTGGAAACTAAATGTGATCTAGCCAACAG cccTGCTGCTTTCCTGTTGCAGCCCACTTCACCATCAGATAGAAACAGTGTTACACTACTTGAAaag GACACGAAGTTGACGACTcctagagagaaaaatgaaacagttTCTAAGAAAACACCAGAATTTGAAGTGGAAGACTCTTCATCATCAAATATTGCAAAGAGTAGTGCATTTGGAGGGTCTCTGCCAGCTAAAAAAAGTGATCCATTCCAAAAAGAGCAAGATCATCTGGTAGAAGAG gtTGCAAGGGCAGTTTTATCTGATTCACCACAGCCTtctaaaggaaaagaagtaataTTAGAGGAACTAATTGACTCTCTAGTTTCCAACCCCTTCTTAACAAGGAATCAAATTCCCCGAACTCCAGAAAACTTGA TAAGTGAAATTAGGAGCTCATGGAGAAAAGCTGTTAAAATAGAAGATAACAGAAGTACAGAACCAATTCAAATGGATACTGAACATAGAGAAGTATTGCCAGAATCCTTACCTGTGGTGCATAATCAAAAAGAGCTTAACGTGGATAGTTTTTTCTCAGCAACCACTGTGTCCGATTCCAGCCATTCTCCTTTGCCTGAAGAGAAAGTTGTTTCAGATTGCCTCAAGTGTGTGCTTCAGAAACCTGTGGTAACCAGTTGCATAGGTGAACCAACAATACAGAATCTGTCAGATTTGTTAAATAAGGACATAATTTGTAAGCAAGATTTGGAATGTACAGCTTTACAGAACAAGTTTTTAGAAACTAGCCAAATAGAGACATTCTCCCCTGCTGTAGGCAATAGGAGAGATGTGATAGGTAGCAGTGAAGAAGAGTATATTAAAACATCAGACCACTCGAAAGCTTCTTACAAAGATCTTTCCATGCATAAAAGTATGTTATGGAACTCTTTTCAGATATCAAGTGGAGTTAGTTCCAGTTTTAAAGATAGTGATTTTGGCATATTATATGAAACTCTTCCAGAAGAAGTTGGTCACTTAAGTCTTAATAGCTCCAGTAGTACAGAGGCCAATTTTAAACTGGAACCAAATAGTCCTATGCACAGTGGCATTTTCCCAGAAGGTGCTGTGGGAGGAAGACAGAATACTCCAGAATCAGACTTTAATTTACAGGCTGCTTGCAGTGGATATGAGGCTCTGCAGAAATCTCTGCCCAAGCAAAGGGAAGAAATTTGCCTCTCTAATCCTGAAACacttgaaagacacaaaccagAATTGAGCCTTACTTCCCAATACATGCAAACTGATGATATGCTTAACTTTTTGGGCACTCATGATTTGCACATTGACTGTACAAAACCATCTTCACGCATGTCCCTTGGTGAAAGAAAACGGTCTCTTTCACCACTAATTAAGTTTTCTCCAGTGGAACAAAGATGGAGGACCACAATACCATGTAGTCTTGGAGAACGTCTACCTAATTTAACAG tcaATTTTGCAGAAGAAGAAATCTTGAATAAGAGCCTTGATGCAAAAGAATCTCCATCCGACTTGAAAGATGAAGCAGTAGCCCAGTCAACTTAA
- the RRAGA gene encoding ras-related GTP-binding protein A, with protein sequence MPNTAMKKKVLLMGKSGSGKTSMRSIIFANYIARDTRRLGATIDVEHSHVRFLGNLVLNLWDCGGQDTFMENYFTSQRDNIFRNVEVLIYVFDVESRELEKDMHYYQSCLEAILQNSPDAKIFCLVHKMDLVQEDQRDLIFKEREEDLRRLSRPLECACFRTSIWDETLYKAWSSIVYQLIPNVQQLEMNLRNFAQIIEADEVLLFERATFLVISHYQCKEQRDVHRFEKISNIIKQFKLSCSKLAASFQSMEVRNSNFAAFIDIFTSNTYVMVVMSDPSIPSAATLINIRNARKHFEKLERVDGPKHSLLMR encoded by the coding sequence ATGCCAAATACAGCCATGAAGAAAAAGGTGCTGTTGATGGGGAAGAGCGGGTCGGGGAAGACCAGCATGAGGTCCATTATCTTTGCCAATTACATCGCTCGCGACACCCGGCGCCTGGGTGCCACCATTGATGTGGAGCACTCCCACGTCCGATTTCTGGGCAACCTGGTGCTGAATCTGTGGGACTGTGGCGGTCAGGACACCTTCATGGAAAATTACTTCACCAGCCAGCGAGACAACATCTTCCGTAATGTCGAGGTTCTGATTTACGTGTTCGACGTGGAGAGCCGCGAACTGGAAAAGGACATGCATTATTACCAGTCGTGTCTGGAAGCCATCCTCCAGAACTCTCCTGATGCCAAAATCTTCTGCCTGGTGCACAAAATGGATCTGGTTCAGGAGGATCAGCGTGACCTGATTTTTAAAGAGCGAGAGGAAGACCTGAGGCGTTTGTCTCGCCCGCTGGAGTGTGCCTGTTTTCGAACATCCATCTGGGATGAAACGCTCTACAAAGCCTGGTCCAGTATTGTCTATCAGCTGATTCCCAATGTTCAGCAGCTGGAGATGAACCTCAGGAATTTTGCCCAGATTATTGAGGCCGATGAAGTTCTGCTATTCGAGAGGGCGACGTTCTTGGTCATTTCCCATTACCAGTGCAAAGAGCAGCGTGACGTCCACCGATTCGAGAAGATCAGCAACATTATTAAGCAGTTCAAGCTGAGCTGCAGTAAATTGGCCGCTTCTTTCCAGAGCATGGAAGTTAGGAATTCTAACTTCGCTGCGTTCATCGACATCTTCACGTCAAACACGTACGTGATGGTGGTTATGTCAGATCCGTCGATCCCTTCTGCAGCTACTCTGATCAACATTCGCAATGCCAGGAAACACTTTGAGAAGCTGGAGAGAGTGGATGGTCCCAAGCACAGCCTTCTTATGCGTTGA